The Pyxidicoccus sp. MSG2 DNA segment ACGTGGTTCGACGTGCACTACACGCCCGTCCGTGATGCCAGCGGGCAGGTGGACCGCGTCATTGGCGTGGCCACCGACGTCACCGAGCGGGAGCGGGCCATCCACGTCCTCCGCCACCAGCAGTCGGTGCTCCGGTACGTCATCGCCAACGTGCCCCACGCCGTCTTCTGGAAGGACCGTCAGGGGCGCTTCCTGGGCGGCAACCAGAACTTCATCCATGACACCGGCGTTGGCAGCCTGGAGAACCTCGTCGGCAAGACGGACTTCGACGTGTGGAGCAAGCCGGAAGAGGCGGAGTTCTTCGTCAAGATCGACCGGGAGGTGATGGAACAGGGCCGGTCGTTCCATGACATCGAGGAGCCGGTGCTCCGCGCGGACGGCTCGCAGCGCACGCTGCTGACCAGCAAGGTCCCCATCCGGGACGAGTCCGGGAACGTCACGGGCCTGCTGGGCATCTACGTGGACATCACCGCGCGCAAGCGGCTGGAGCTGGAGCTGGAGAAGGCGAAAGAGGCCGCCGAGAACGCCGCGCGCGCCAAGAGCGAATTCCTCACCGTGATGAGCCATGAGCTGCGCACGCCGCTGACCCTCATCCTGGGTCCCCTGGGCTCGCTGCTCACCTCCCGCGCCAGCGAGCTGACGGAGCACGTCCGCGCGGACCTCGAGCGCATCCACGGCAACGCCGTGCGGCTCTTCCAACTGGTCGACGACATCCTGGATCACCAGAAGGTGGAGGCCGGTCGGATGCCGGTCGACCGGCAGCCTCTGGACGTGGCGGCCTGCGTGGCGGGCATCGTGGAGGACGCCCGGCCCGCGGCGAGCGTGCGGGGGCTCGACCTGGGCTTCGAGGCGGCCTCCGGGCTCGGCACGCTGATGCTGGACGGGCGCAAGTTCGAGAAGATCGTCGTCAACCTCCTGGGCAACGCCCTCAAGTTCACGCCCTCCGGGGGACGGGTGACGGTGTCCCTGCGGCGGGCGGAGGACGACCTGGAGCTGGCGGTCCGCGACACCGGGCCGGGGATTCCCCAGGACAAGCGGGAGCTCATCTTCCAGCGCTTCCAGCAGCTCGACGGCTCCGCCACACGCAAGCACGAGGGCACGGGCATGGGCCTGGCCATCGTGAAGGAGCTCGCGGAGCTGATGGGGGGCCACGTCGCCGTGCGGAGCGAGCCTGGCGCTGGCGCGTGCTTCACCGTGAGGCTGCCGCGGGCCGGGGTGGTGGCCCACGTCCCGGCAGAGGCATGCAGCACGGCGACTGTCTCGCCCCGGGAGGGCGCCTTTTCGCGGTTCGCCGTTCCGGCGGTGCCCCAGGTCGTGCCCCGGCGACCCGCGCATCCGGCTCCGCGCCTGCTCGTCGCCGACGACAACGCGGGCATGCGGGCGTACCTGGCGGAGCTGCTGGCCGATGAGTACGAGCTGGAGCTGGTGGAGAACGGCCGCGAGGCGTGGGAGGCGGTGCAGCGGCACAGGCCGGACGTCGTCGTGTCGGACCTCATGATGCCGGAGGTGGACGGCATCGAGCTGACGGCCCGGCTCAAGGCGGACGCGCGGTACCGGGACGTGCCCATCATCCTGCTGACGGCCAAGACGCATCGCGAGGATGTGGTCGGGGGCCTGGACGCAGGTGCGGACGACTACCTGGGCAAGCCTTTCAGTCCCTCGGAGCTGAGGGCGCGGGTGCGCGCCGCCGTACGGCTCCACCAGGTCTATCTGGAGCTGCGCGATACGCAGGAACAGGTCGTCGAGAGCGCCCGGCGCGCCGCGGTCGGCACCCTGGTGTCGGGGCTCTCCCACGAGCTGAACAACCCGCTCGCCGTCATCCGGATGAACGCGCAGATGCTCTGCAGGCACTCGACGGACCCGGCGGGCCTGCACCGGGCGCTGCACGCCATCGAGCGGCAGTCACAGCGCTGCTCTCAGGTGCTGAAGGCCCTGCTGGAGTTCTCGCGCCAGGTGGCCGCCGCGCGCGAGTCGTTCCAGACGGAGGTGTTGGTGGACCGGGTGCTCGACACCCTTCGCCCCGAGGCCCGGCGGCGCGACGTCCGCCTGGAGACGGTGCTTCCCCCGTCCGGCGCCCCCTGGGTCCACGTGAATGCGGCGGAGGTGGAGTCTGCCTTGGGCAACGTGGTGACCAACGCGCTGGAGGTGAGCGCGCCGGGGGCGACGGTCCAGGTCGAGGTGCGCGCTCTCGAGCGAGGCGGCAGGAACGGAGTGGAGTTGACGGTGCGCGACAGCGGACCCGGCATTCCCGCGCACGTGCTGCCGCACGTCTTCGACCCCTTCTTCACGACGAAGCCACCGGGGCAGGGCATGGGGCTGGGCCTGGCGCTCGCACGCCGGTTCATCGACAGCCAGGGAGGCGCCGTCCAGGTCGAGAGCGAGGAGGGCCACGGAACCGGGGTTCGCCTCTGGATACCGGCAAAGGCAGGGGGGGAGCCCTGATGATCGGCGTCCCAGAGCCGCCGCCACCCGTGGGTGGCGCGCGCGAGCACATCCTGGTGGTCGACGACGAGGAGGACATCCGCGACGCGCTGGCGACGATTCTCTCGCTCGAGGGCTACGACGTGAGCACCGCGGACCGCGGCGCCTCGGCGTTGGCCATGGTGGAGGCCCGGCACTTCGACCTGGTGATTTCAGACCTGAGGATGCCCGGCATGGATGGCGTGGAGACGCTGGTGCGGCTGAAGCGGCTCCGTCCAGACCTGCAGGTCATCATCGCCACGGGCTACGCTTCCGCTGAAACCGCGCTCCGCTGCAGGCTCGAGGGCGCGTACGACTACATCTCCAAGCCCTTCGACATGGATGACCTGCTGAGCCTCGTGCGCAGGGCCATCGAGGCCGACTGAGGCGAGCGGGGCACGCGCGGGCCCCCGATTCTTTCGGGAGCCGCGCGGCGCCGGCCTCTACCGCCTGATGCGCACCGTGACGGAGGTGAACACCTCGACGCTCTGTCCGTCGACCTGGACGAAGCTGCTCGTGTAGCCCACCGGCTTGATGAAGAGGCCGCTGGCTGCGTGCTCATTGACGGATCTGGCGCTGAACCGCGCCATCGTCCACGTACCCATGTTCATGCCTGTGCAACCCTCGCACTTGGGGGCGAGGTACACGATGACCGTGCCGCCCTCAATCTGGTTCGTGGCGTTGAGGCTCGGCTTCGGTACGGCGATGAACAGCCGCTGTTTGGGCTCGGTATTGGGAATCTCCCAGACCGCGCCCAGCGGGAGGCTGCTGGCGACCTCGGCATTGCTTCCCACCGGACGGAGGGTGACGTCGATGTATCCACCGTTGTCGATGGCCGAGTTGACCTTGATGAGCTCCTCCTTCTTCGTCCACCCCAGCCAGTGGAGCTGCGGGAGGTTGTAGTTATCCGACGAGAACTTGCCCATGTACGTGCTCGAGTCGCCGTAGGGGACGAACTCGTCGGACAACGGGGCTCCCGCGTTGCCGTGCGCGAGGCCGAGGACGTGCCCGGTCTCGTGGGTGTAGTCCCGGAGCAGGTTGCCATTGAGGTAGATGCTGCGCTCACCGGCTCTCGAGGTGGGACACAGCCCGCTGGGCATCGAATACACGGTCAGGAACGCGCTCGATTTGGCTTGCTGGACGGCCAGTTTCTTCGCCGCTTCGCAGTTGCTGCCCGCCGTCACGGCCACGGTCTGCGAAGCGACGCTCGCCAGGCCCACCTGGTTGTGAGACGCGACGGCGAAGAAGTCGTCGTACATCTCGTGGACCCTGCTCACGATGGAGTCCATCGAGGGCGTGGTCCTGCCCGCGAGGGTGACGCGGACGACCTTGACGGTATGCTTCCGGTTGATGGCGCCCAGTTCGATGTTGTCGTTCTCGACGCA contains these protein-coding regions:
- a CDS encoding ATP-binding protein; translation: MEPHPLDESPSDPPARERGLEGLSALELAETLEEGFIAVDATGHIQAVNPAAERLLHAPRAQLLGRALASLSDEAAHAWSRGTPATLTLCVGAPGQKLELRLHPRRGQGWLFLRATHQGHEPQAEVSCEESRKWLQLVLSHAPVLLFSFDRRGVLTHAEGKGHEGLGVPSGQFVGTSLFELYRDVDWVIDSARRALGGEEVSVAGQVRETWFDVHYTPVRDASGQVDRVIGVATDVTERERAIHVLRHQQSVLRYVIANVPHAVFWKDRQGRFLGGNQNFIHDTGVGSLENLVGKTDFDVWSKPEEAEFFVKIDREVMEQGRSFHDIEEPVLRADGSQRTLLTSKVPIRDESGNVTGLLGIYVDITARKRLELELEKAKEAAENAARAKSEFLTVMSHELRTPLTLILGPLGSLLTSRASELTEHVRADLERIHGNAVRLFQLVDDILDHQKVEAGRMPVDRQPLDVAACVAGIVEDARPAASVRGLDLGFEAASGLGTLMLDGRKFEKIVVNLLGNALKFTPSGGRVTVSLRRAEDDLELAVRDTGPGIPQDKRELIFQRFQQLDGSATRKHEGTGMGLAIVKELAELMGGHVAVRSEPGAGACFTVRLPRAGVVAHVPAEACSTATVSPREGAFSRFAVPAVPQVVPRRPAHPAPRLLVADDNAGMRAYLAELLADEYELELVENGREAWEAVQRHRPDVVVSDLMMPEVDGIELTARLKADARYRDVPIILLTAKTHREDVVGGLDAGADDYLGKPFSPSELRARVRAAVRLHQVYLELRDTQEQVVESARRAAVGTLVSGLSHELNNPLAVIRMNAQMLCRHSTDPAGLHRALHAIERQSQRCSQVLKALLEFSRQVAAARESFQTEVLVDRVLDTLRPEARRRDVRLETVLPPSGAPWVHVNAAEVESALGNVVTNALEVSAPGATVQVEVRALERGGRNGVELTVRDSGPGIPAHVLPHVFDPFFTTKPPGQGMGLGLALARRFIDSQGGAVQVESEEGHGTGVRLWIPAKAGGEP
- a CDS encoding sigma-54-dependent transcriptional regulator, producing MIGVPEPPPPVGGAREHILVVDDEEDIRDALATILSLEGYDVSTADRGASALAMVEARHFDLVISDLRMPGMDGVETLVRLKRLRPDLQVIIATGYASAETALRCRLEGAYDYISKPFDMDDLLSLVRRAIEAD